From the genome of Pelomonas sp. SE-A7, one region includes:
- the dctP gene encoding TRAP transporter substrate-binding protein DctP, which translates to MTISRRQVVQGLAVGSAGLWGGGALAQATALKISHQFPGGTATEGDFRDRLCQRFAAEVDKRSGGALKASVYPGSSLMKTNAQFSALRKGALDMGLVPLSYAGGEVAETNIGLMPALVPTYEVGAQWKNAEVGRMLTKLLDDKGIVIVSWIWQAGGVASRARPLVTPDDAKGLKVRGGSREMDLMLKAAGASVISLPSNEIYAAMQTGAMDAAMTSSTSFISFKLEELAKHLTSGRQRTYWFMLEPLLISKEIFTKLPKAQQDLIMAVGAEMEKFGTEGAKADDKLCAEVYAKAGAKVYDLDEATLKRWQTLAHETAWKDFNDKNESCATLLRAAQKLL; encoded by the coding sequence ATGACGATTTCGCGCAGACAGGTGGTTCAGGGTCTTGCCGTCGGCAGCGCCGGGCTCTGGGGGGGCGGCGCGCTGGCCCAGGCCACGGCCCTGAAGATTTCGCACCAGTTCCCCGGCGGCACGGCCACCGAGGGCGACTTCCGCGACCGGCTGTGCCAGCGCTTCGCGGCCGAGGTCGACAAGCGCTCGGGCGGCGCGCTCAAGGCCTCGGTCTACCCGGGCTCCTCGCTGATGAAGACCAATGCCCAGTTCTCGGCGCTGCGCAAGGGCGCGCTGGACATGGGCCTGGTGCCGCTGTCCTATGCCGGCGGCGAAGTGGCCGAGACCAACATCGGCCTGATGCCGGCCCTGGTGCCCACCTACGAGGTCGGCGCGCAATGGAAGAACGCCGAGGTCGGGCGGATGCTCACCAAGCTGCTGGACGACAAGGGCATCGTCATCGTGTCCTGGATCTGGCAGGCCGGCGGCGTGGCCAGCCGGGCGAGGCCGCTGGTGACGCCCGACGATGCCAAGGGCCTCAAGGTGCGCGGCGGCAGCCGCGAGATGGACCTGATGCTCAAGGCCGCCGGCGCGTCGGTGATTTCGCTGCCTTCCAACGAGATCTATGCCGCCATGCAGACCGGCGCCATGGACGCGGCCATGACCTCGTCCACCAGCTTCATTTCCTTCAAGCTGGAGGAGCTGGCCAAGCACCTGACCAGCGGCCGCCAGCGCACCTACTGGTTCATGCTGGAGCCGCTCTTGATCTCCAAGGAGATCTTCACGAAGCTGCCCAAGGCCCAGCAGGACCTGATCATGGCCGTGGGCGCCGAGATGGAGAAGTTCGGCACCGAGGGCGCCAAGGCCGACGACAAGCTCTGCGCCGAGGTCTATGCCAAGGCCGGCGCCAAGGTCTACGACCTGGACGAGGCCACGCTCAAGCGCTGGCAGACCCTGGCCCACGAGACCGCGTGGAAGGACTTCAACGACAAGAACGAGTCCTGCGCGACGCTGCTGCGCGCGGCCCAGAAGCTGCTATGA
- a CDS encoding TRAP transporter small permease, which translates to MTGAAPTTAGPDPAALERAALPAFLRPLAWCVHQLHRAIQALAMLALLAAAGVLTWSVFSRYFFKMATDWQDEAAVFLLVGATFACAGQVQLLRGHVGIEAVAGLLGPRVDRWRGVLIDLLSLAFCAFFAWKSWTLWHEAWVDGQTTSSSWAPPLAIPYGFMAFGMSLLSLQIFLQLVVRISRLKGAKA; encoded by the coding sequence ATGACCGGCGCCGCCCCGACCACGGCCGGCCCGGATCCGGCCGCGCTGGAGCGCGCCGCCCTGCCGGCGTTTCTGCGGCCGTTGGCCTGGTGCGTGCACCAGCTGCACCGCGCCATCCAGGCCCTGGCCATGCTGGCCCTGCTGGCCGCGGCCGGCGTGCTGACCTGGAGCGTGTTCAGCCGCTATTTCTTCAAGATGGCCACCGACTGGCAGGACGAGGCCGCGGTCTTCCTGCTGGTCGGTGCCACCTTCGCCTGCGCCGGCCAGGTGCAGCTGCTGCGCGGCCATGTGGGCATAGAAGCGGTGGCCGGCCTGCTGGGCCCGCGGGTGGACCGTTGGCGCGGCGTGCTGATCGACCTGCTGTCGCTGGCCTTCTGCGCCTTCTTCGCCTGGAAGAGCTGGACGCTCTGGCATGAGGCCTGGGTCGACGGCCAGACCACCTCCTCGTCCTGGGCGCCGCCACTGGCGATTCCCTATGGCTTCATGGCCTTCGGCATGAGCTTGCTGTCACTGCAGATCTTCCTGCAACTGGTGGTTCGAATCAGCCGGCTGAAGGGAGCCAAGGCATGA
- a CDS encoding TRAP transporter large permease subunit yields the protein MTELQIGLLFAAATLFVMFLGVPIAFALGVVAVGFMAVFMPRSALDTVTQNVYEEMASITLLSIPLFILKGAAIGRSRAGQDLYAALHVWMNRVPGGLGIANVLACALFAAMAGSSPATCSAIGSAGIPEMRKRGYSPGFAAGIIAAGGTLGILLPPSITMILYAVASEQSLGRLFLAGIGPGVLLVLLFSVYATWQYRREHRAALAVAEAGGASSALLAHEAFSLREKFEMLPRVLPFVVLLIGVMVALYGGYATPSETAGLGAMLALLLIAAIYKIWRPRDLSPILAATLKESTMLMFIIGMSLLFSYVMSYLHLSQSVAHWIVAQQLSPWLLLAAILLLVIVLGFFLPPVSIILMTAPIILPPLKAAGFDLIWFGVLMTIVMETGLIHPPVGLNIFVIKNIAPDITLSQIIWGVLPFVGLMLFAVLLICAVPGIATWFPDVMMGAVVPR from the coding sequence ATGACCGAATTGCAGATCGGATTGCTGTTCGCTGCGGCCACGCTGTTCGTGATGTTCCTCGGCGTGCCCATCGCCTTTGCGCTGGGCGTGGTCGCCGTGGGCTTCATGGCCGTCTTCATGCCGCGCAGCGCGCTCGACACGGTGACCCAGAACGTCTACGAGGAGATGGCCAGCATCACCCTGCTGTCCATCCCGCTGTTCATCCTCAAGGGCGCGGCCATAGGCCGATCCCGGGCCGGCCAGGACCTGTATGCGGCCCTGCATGTCTGGATGAATCGCGTGCCCGGCGGCCTGGGCATCGCCAATGTGCTGGCCTGCGCGCTGTTCGCTGCGATGGCGGGTTCCAGTCCGGCCACCTGCTCGGCCATAGGCAGCGCCGGCATTCCCGAGATGCGCAAGCGCGGCTACTCGCCGGGCTTCGCGGCCGGCATCATCGCGGCCGGCGGCACCCTGGGCATCCTGCTGCCGCCCTCGATCACCATGATCCTGTATGCGGTCGCTTCCGAGCAGTCGCTGGGCCGGCTGTTCCTGGCCGGCATAGGCCCGGGCGTGCTGCTGGTGCTGCTGTTCTCGGTCTACGCCACCTGGCAATACCGGCGCGAGCACCGCGCTGCCCTGGCCGTGGCCGAGGCCGGCGGTGCCAGCTCGGCCCTGCTCGCGCATGAGGCCTTCTCGCTGCGCGAGAAGTTCGAGATGCTGCCGCGGGTCCTGCCCTTCGTGGTGCTCTTGATAGGCGTGATGGTGGCCCTGTACGGCGGCTATGCCACGCCCAGCGAGACCGCCGGCCTGGGCGCCATGCTGGCCCTCTTGCTGATCGCGGCGATCTACAAGATCTGGCGGCCGCGCGACCTCAGCCCCATCCTCGCCGCCACGCTGAAGGAATCGACCATGCTGATGTTCATCATCGGCATGTCGCTGCTGTTCAGCTATGTGATGAGCTACCTGCACCTGAGCCAGTCGGTGGCGCACTGGATCGTCGCCCAGCAGCTCTCGCCCTGGCTGCTGCTCGCCGCCATCCTCTTGCTGGTGATCGTGCTGGGCTTCTTCCTGCCGCCCGTCAGCATCATCCTGATGACCGCGCCCATCATCCTGCCGCCGCTCAAGGCCGCGGGCTTCGACCTGATCTGGTTCGGCGTCCTGATGACCATCGTGATGGAGACCGGCCTGATCCATCCACCGGTGGGGCTCAACATCTTCGTGATCAAGAACATCGCGCCCGACATCACGCTCTCGCAGATCATCTGGGGCGTGTTGCCCTTCGTGGGCCTGATGCTGTTCGCCGTGCTGCTGATCTGCGCTGTGCCGGGCATAGCGACCTGGTTCCCCGATGTCATGATGGGGGCTGTCGTCCCCCGCTAG
- a CDS encoding malonyl-CoA synthase, which produces MNANLFAALRAAFPTDLDACAIECADGDQLSYSWRDIDRATAMMANLLASLDLPAGSRVAVQTEKSVEALLLYLAVLRAGFVYLPLNNAYQSAELEYFIQDARPAVFVCSGRQFGWISKLAFQAGTQYVFTLNEDRSGTLLDRAAHHADSHVIAEKSTDDMAAILYTSGTTGRSKGAMLSHGNLLSNARMLKDYWDWRSSDVLIHALPIFHVHGLFVASHGALLNGSRMIWFSKFEPKAVIRRLSDATVFMGVPTLYTRMLAEPTLTDEAAGTMRLFISGSAPLLIETWRDWQERTGHLILERYGMSETLMLTSNPCRPRDGERKGGTVGPALPGVALRIVSDEGKACAVEEIGHIQVRGPNVFSGYWQMPEKTREEFTADGWFKTGDVGRVDADGYVSIVGRSKDLIITGGFNVYPAEIEGFLNELPGVAESAVIGVPHPDFGEAVVAVVIARPGAQPDVGALSAQLRQRIAGFKVPKAMLLATELPRNAMGKVQKKLLREQHAELFQ; this is translated from the coding sequence ATGAACGCCAACCTGTTCGCCGCGCTGCGCGCGGCCTTCCCCACCGACCTCGACGCCTGCGCCATCGAATGCGCCGACGGCGACCAGCTGAGCTACAGCTGGCGCGACATCGACCGTGCCACGGCCATGATGGCCAATCTGCTGGCCTCGCTGGACCTGCCGGCCGGCAGCCGCGTCGCGGTGCAGACCGAAAAGAGCGTCGAGGCCCTGCTGCTTTACCTGGCGGTGCTGCGCGCCGGCTTCGTCTACCTGCCGCTGAACAATGCCTACCAGTCGGCCGAGCTGGAGTACTTCATCCAGGACGCCCGGCCGGCCGTCTTCGTCTGCTCGGGCCGGCAATTCGGCTGGATCAGCAAGCTGGCCTTCCAGGCCGGCACGCAATACGTGTTCACGCTGAACGAGGACCGCAGCGGCACGCTGCTGGACCGTGCCGCGCACCACGCCGACAGCCATGTCATCGCAGAAAAGTCGACCGACGACATGGCGGCCATCCTCTACACCAGCGGCACGACCGGCCGCAGCAAGGGCGCCATGCTTTCGCATGGCAACCTGCTGTCGAACGCCCGCATGCTGAAGGACTACTGGGATTGGCGCAGCAGCGACGTGTTGATCCATGCCCTGCCGATCTTCCACGTGCACGGCCTTTTCGTGGCCTCGCACGGCGCCCTGCTCAACGGCAGCCGGATGATCTGGTTCTCGAAGTTCGAGCCCAAGGCGGTGATTCGCCGACTCAGCGACGCGACCGTCTTCATGGGCGTGCCCACGCTCTACACCCGCATGCTGGCCGAGCCCACGCTGACCGACGAGGCGGCCGGCACCATGAGGCTCTTCATCAGCGGCTCGGCCCCGCTCTTGATTGAAACCTGGCGCGACTGGCAAGAGCGCACCGGCCACCTGATCCTGGAACGCTACGGCATGAGCGAGACGCTGATGCTGACCTCCAACCCCTGCCGGCCGCGCGATGGCGAGCGCAAGGGTGGCACGGTGGGCCCGGCCCTGCCCGGCGTAGCCCTGCGCATCGTCAGCGATGAAGGCAAGGCCTGCGCAGTGGAAGAGATCGGCCATATCCAGGTGCGAGGCCCCAATGTGTTCTCGGGCTACTGGCAGATGCCGGAGAAGACCCGGGAGGAGTTCACGGCCGACGGCTGGTTCAAGACCGGCGACGTGGGCCGCGTCGACGCCGACGGCTACGTGAGCATCGTCGGCCGCAGCAAGGACCTGATCATCACCGGCGGCTTCAACGTCTATCCGGCCGAGATCGAGGGCTTTCTGAACGAGCTGCCCGGCGTGGCCGAATCGGCCGTGATCGGCGTGCCGCATCCGGACTTCGGCGAGGCGGTCGTCGCCGTCGTGATCGCCAGGCCCGGTGCCCAGCCCGACGTCGGGGCGCTGAGCGCGCAGCTCAGGCAGCGGATCGCCGGCTTCAAGGTGCCGAAAGCCATGCTGCTGGCGACCGAGCTGCCCCGCAATGCCATGGGCAAGGTGCAGAAGAAGCTGCTGCGCGAACAGCATGCGGAGCTGTTCCAGTGA
- a CDS encoding cysteine-rich CWC family protein, whose product MSDATLELNAACPRCGGPFHCGAADARCDCFDLKLDEALRSELARQYQGCLCLSCLRELKRQQAEAGKT is encoded by the coding sequence GTGAGCGACGCCACCCTCGAGCTGAATGCTGCCTGCCCACGCTGCGGCGGCCCCTTCCACTGTGGGGCGGCCGACGCGCGCTGCGACTGCTTCGACCTGAAGCTGGACGAGGCCCTGCGCAGCGAGCTGGCACGCCAATACCAGGGCTGCCTGTGCCTGAGCTGCCTGCGCGAGCTGAAGCGCCAGCAGGCCGAGGCGGGCAAGACCTGA
- a CDS encoding diguanylate cyclase, with protein MTDPAPSSGKPSLRQRLLERGPLTALGMLLILLWTGVAWFGFAYRDQLHFEHERELSSQAGVTAAQTEAVLRDAEICLRTIDLWLMTRETRELLSDAPLVQMAETLQSTTRGMVEIVLADAGGRLYRLPSPSGQAFFQLKNPEFVAALRNPDTEGMQLGSSLRFNPESPLRLPLAMRLSRPRQDMITVLALVNLDRLMQMQGLYLLGTQGSVSMIGRDGEALSRTPVIDGYIGKNVYAMRPQARANLAPQAGILRNSLSPADGELRTVAFETLGDFGIKLLLAEGESRALVLHRSQRLWVLALATVLSFTAMLTTLVLVRQHRDLRIRDAELLATSDASPLGLFRSDVSGRVIWANETYLRLHGLEADEAEWGWLLLLPEGERAAAQERWRQACATGDPMHMHRTLNRRDGSQILVSLRTAPLRVSGKVVGQAGTVTDITEVAERERAQRMLQAIFDMTPDYVAQMKPDGRLVYLNPAARQRISLARDASLDGLSYLSFVAFTEPDRFRNEILPVAMQQGHWSGRSLLKAPDGALVPVDNTVLVHRNEQGDVELISGVMRDLSAEVLAERERLRSEAMLRSVANSAQVMIAVLDTEQHYLFFNKAYADHFGTTLEAWRGRPIRELIGEAQYATSLPAIEAALQGRHRDLEKAYADRPEQVILDVRYSPLRLDGGEIAGAICIARDVTAAKAEEARLRHASQTDTLTQLLNRNGFHLAADEKLAHARQHNHLMALLYVDLDRFKPVNDQYGHPMGDALLRAVAGRIRNALRPSDLAARLGGDEFAVLLAALHSREDAEKVAAKLVQAIGAAFMIDQHELHIGASVGFCVAWGGEADLEAMVAEADARLYEAKRAGRGTWRGSDLQLSGSAPA; from the coding sequence ATGACAGACCCGGCCCCCAGCTCCGGCAAACCCAGCCTGCGGCAACGCCTGCTTGAACGCGGCCCGCTGACCGCCCTGGGCATGCTGCTGATCCTGCTATGGACCGGCGTGGCCTGGTTTGGTTTCGCCTATCGCGACCAGCTGCACTTCGAGCATGAGCGGGAGCTGTCCTCCCAGGCCGGCGTCACCGCCGCCCAGACCGAGGCGGTGCTGCGCGACGCCGAGATCTGCCTGCGCACCATCGACCTCTGGCTGATGACCCGCGAGACCCGTGAGCTGCTCAGCGACGCACCGCTGGTGCAGATGGCCGAGACCCTGCAGTCCACCACGCGGGGCATGGTCGAGATCGTGCTGGCCGACGCCGGAGGTCGGCTCTACCGCCTGCCCAGCCCCAGCGGCCAGGCCTTCTTCCAGCTGAAGAACCCCGAGTTCGTCGCCGCGCTGCGCAACCCGGATACCGAGGGCATGCAGCTGGGCAGCTCGCTGCGCTTCAACCCCGAAAGCCCGCTGCGCCTGCCGCTGGCGATGCGGCTGAGCCGGCCTCGCCAGGACATGATCACGGTGCTGGCCCTGGTCAATCTGGACCGGCTGATGCAGATGCAAGGCCTGTACCTGCTGGGCACCCAGGGCAGCGTCAGCATGATCGGCCGAGACGGTGAAGCGCTGAGCCGCACGCCGGTCATCGATGGCTACATAGGCAAGAACGTCTATGCGATGCGGCCACAGGCCCGCGCGAACCTGGCGCCACAGGCCGGCATCCTGCGCAACAGCCTCAGCCCGGCCGACGGCGAGCTGCGCACCGTGGCCTTCGAGACGCTGGGCGACTTCGGCATCAAGCTGCTCCTGGCCGAGGGCGAAAGCCGGGCCCTGGTCCTGCATCGCTCGCAGCGCCTGTGGGTGCTGGCCTTGGCCACCGTCCTGAGCTTCACGGCGATGCTGACCACCCTGGTCCTGGTGCGCCAGCACCGCGACCTGCGGATCCGCGACGCCGAGTTGCTGGCCACCAGCGACGCCTCGCCGCTGGGCCTGTTCCGCAGCGACGTCAGCGGCCGGGTGATCTGGGCCAATGAGACCTACCTGCGCCTGCACGGCCTGGAGGCCGACGAAGCCGAATGGGGCTGGCTCTTGCTGCTGCCCGAGGGTGAGCGTGCGGCCGCGCAGGAGCGCTGGCGCCAGGCCTGTGCCACCGGAGATCCGATGCACATGCACCGAACGCTGAACCGGCGCGACGGCTCGCAGATCCTGGTCTCGCTGCGCACGGCGCCGCTGCGCGTCAGCGGCAAGGTGGTCGGCCAGGCCGGCACCGTGACCGACATCACCGAAGTGGCCGAGCGCGAGCGCGCCCAGCGGATGCTGCAGGCGATCTTCGACATGACGCCGGACTATGTGGCCCAGATGAAGCCCGACGGCCGGCTCGTCTACCTGAACCCGGCCGCACGCCAGCGCATCAGCCTGGCTCGCGATGCCTCGCTGGATGGCTTGAGCTACCTCAGCTTTGTCGCATTCACGGAGCCGGACCGATTCCGCAACGAGATCCTGCCGGTCGCCATGCAGCAGGGCCACTGGTCCGGCCGCAGCCTGCTCAAGGCACCCGACGGCGCCCTGGTGCCGGTCGACAACACCGTCCTGGTGCACCGCAATGAGCAGGGCGACGTCGAGCTGATCTCGGGCGTCATGCGCGACCTCAGCGCCGAGGTGCTGGCCGAACGCGAGCGCTTGCGCAGCGAGGCCATGCTGCGCTCCGTCGCCAACAGCGCCCAGGTGATGATCGCCGTGCTCGATACCGAGCAGCACTACCTGTTCTTCAACAAGGCCTATGCCGACCACTTCGGCACCACGCTGGAAGCCTGGCGCGGCCGGCCGATCCGCGAGCTGATCGGCGAAGCGCAATACGCCACCAGCCTGCCGGCCATCGAAGCCGCGCTGCAAGGCCGGCACCGCGATCTTGAGAAGGCCTATGCCGACCGGCCCGAGCAGGTGATCCTGGACGTGCGCTACTCGCCGCTGCGCCTGGACGGCGGCGAGATTGCCGGTGCCATCTGCATAGCCCGCGACGTGACCGCGGCCAAGGCCGAGGAGGCGCGGCTGCGCCATGCCTCGCAGACCGACACCCTGACCCAGCTGCTGAACCGCAACGGCTTTCATCTGGCGGCCGACGAGAAGCTGGCCCATGCGCGCCAGCACAACCACCTGATGGCCCTGCTCTACGTCGACCTGGACCGCTTCAAGCCGGTCAACGACCAGTACGGCCATCCGATGGGCGATGCCCTGCTTCGCGCCGTGGCCGGCCGCATCCGCAATGCGCTGCGGCCCAGCGACCTGGCGGCCCGGCTGGGCGGCGACGAGTTCGCCGTGCTGCTGGCCGCGCTGCACAGCCGCGAGGACGCCGAGAAAGTGGCGGCCAAGCTGGTGCAGGCCATTGGCGCGGCCTTCATGATCGACCAGCACGAACTGCATATAGGCGCCAGCGTGGGCTTCTGCGTCGCCTGGGGCGGCGAGGCCGACCTCGAGGCCATGGTGGCCGAGGCCGATGCCCGGCTGTATGAAGCCAAGCGGGCCGGCCGCGGCACCTGGCGCGGCAGCGACCTGCAGCTCAGTGGGTCAGCGCCCGCTTGA
- a CDS encoding helicase C-terminal domain-containing protein: MTYSVAVRELCEFAAKTGDLDLRFTPAPTALEGMEGHARVAQRRGFGYETELSLQGLHEELLVRGRADGWDAARGRLEEIKTHKGKLERQPATHRALHWAQLRIYGHLLCELKQLDQVELALVYLNITSEQETVFTERCSAADLREFFARHCDAFLAWARQQLAHRKARDAALQQLKFPHGEFRAGQRVLATAVYNAARSGRPLLAQAPTGIGKTLGTLFPLFKAAPGQRLDKVFFLSAKTSGRQLALDAVQQLDKPSVRVLELVARDKVCEHPDKACHGESCPLAQGFYDKLPAARAAACSQSEPLDQARVREIARRHEVCPYYLSQELVRWSDLVVGDYNYFFDGSALLHSLAQVNDWRVALLVDEAHNLVDRGRSMYSAELRPDSLADARGSATARQQGTIKRALDKLRKTWHALASEIAEASDGYRVCTEPPPAWLEALVNASGTISEHLAEHPADAPDPALQGFYLEALQFLRLCETLEPSHSLIDLSRNDSPSPLARGKDAAWRAETPVVCLRNIVPAPHLKPRLESAHTVTLFSATLQPPACYADLLGLPEQHAWVDVESPFRAEQLRVEVAREVSTRWRDRAGSLDRIAERIAGEYARRPGNYLAFFSSYDYLQQAADRLAARHPDLPQWRQQRRMGEAEQKAFLERFTEVSRGIAFAVLGGAFAEGVDLPGDRLIGAFVATLGLPQVNPVMEQFRERLDARFGAGRGYDYAYLVPGLQKVVQAAGRVIRTTEDQGVVVLLDDRFARREVRALLPRWWALG, encoded by the coding sequence ATGACCTACAGCGTTGCGGTGCGCGAACTGTGCGAGTTCGCGGCCAAGACCGGCGATCTCGACCTGCGCTTCACGCCCGCTCCCACCGCGCTGGAAGGCATGGAAGGTCATGCCCGCGTCGCCCAGCGCCGCGGCTTCGGCTACGAAACCGAGCTGTCGCTGCAAGGCCTGCATGAAGAGCTGCTGGTGCGCGGCCGCGCCGATGGCTGGGACGCGGCGCGCGGCCGGCTCGAAGAGATCAAGACCCACAAGGGCAAGCTCGAGCGCCAGCCCGCCACGCACCGCGCGCTGCACTGGGCCCAGCTGCGCATCTACGGCCATCTGCTGTGCGAGCTCAAGCAGCTGGACCAGGTCGAGCTGGCCCTGGTCTACCTGAACATCACGAGCGAGCAGGAGACCGTGTTCACGGAACGCTGCTCGGCAGCGGACTTGCGCGAGTTCTTCGCTCGTCATTGCGATGCCTTCCTGGCCTGGGCGCGACAGCAGCTGGCACATCGCAAGGCGCGCGATGCAGCGCTGCAGCAGCTGAAGTTTCCGCACGGCGAGTTCCGCGCCGGCCAGCGGGTGCTGGCCACGGCGGTCTACAACGCGGCACGCAGCGGCCGCCCCTTGCTGGCCCAGGCGCCCACCGGCATTGGCAAGACCCTGGGCACGCTGTTCCCGCTGTTCAAGGCCGCGCCGGGCCAGCGGCTGGACAAGGTCTTCTTCCTTTCGGCCAAGACCTCGGGCCGGCAGCTGGCGCTGGACGCGGTGCAGCAACTCGACAAGCCCTCGGTGCGTGTGCTGGAACTGGTGGCCCGCGACAAGGTCTGCGAGCACCCCGACAAGGCCTGCCACGGCGAGAGCTGCCCGCTGGCGCAAGGCTTCTACGACAAGCTGCCGGCGGCCCGCGCCGCGGCCTGCTCCCAGAGCGAGCCGCTGGACCAGGCGCGGGTGCGCGAGATCGCCCGCCGGCATGAGGTCTGCCCCTACTACCTGAGCCAGGAGCTGGTGCGCTGGTCCGACCTGGTGGTCGGCGACTACAACTACTTCTTCGACGGCAGCGCCCTCTTGCATTCGCTGGCCCAGGTCAATGACTGGCGGGTCGCCCTGCTGGTGGACGAGGCCCACAACCTGGTGGACCGCGGCCGCTCCATGTACAGCGCCGAGCTGCGGCCCGACAGCCTGGCCGACGCGCGCGGCTCGGCCACGGCCCGCCAGCAAGGCACGATCAAGCGTGCGCTCGACAAGCTGCGCAAGACCTGGCACGCGCTCGCCTCAGAAATCGCCGAGGCAAGCGACGGCTACCGCGTCTGCACCGAGCCGCCGCCGGCCTGGCTGGAGGCCCTGGTCAATGCCAGCGGTACGATCAGCGAGCACCTGGCCGAACATCCGGCCGATGCGCCCGATCCGGCCCTGCAAGGCTTCTATCTCGAGGCCCTGCAGTTCCTGCGGCTGTGCGAGACGCTGGAGCCCAGCCATTCCCTCATCGACCTCTCGCGCAACGACAGCCCCTCGCCGCTGGCCAGAGGCAAGGACGCCGCCTGGCGCGCCGAGACGCCGGTGGTCTGCCTGCGCAACATCGTGCCGGCGCCGCACCTGAAGCCGCGGCTGGAGTCGGCCCACACGGTCACGCTGTTCTCGGCCACCTTGCAGCCGCCGGCCTGCTATGCCGACCTGCTGGGCCTGCCCGAGCAGCACGCCTGGGTCGATGTGGAATCGCCGTTCAGGGCCGAACAATTGCGGGTCGAGGTGGCCCGCGAGGTCTCGACCCGCTGGCGCGACCGCGCCGGCTCGCTGGACCGCATCGCCGAGCGCATCGCCGGCGAGTACGCGAGACGCCCCGGGAACTACCTGGCCTTCTTCAGCAGCTACGACTACCTGCAGCAGGCGGCCGACCGTCTGGCCGCGCGCCACCCCGATCTGCCGCAATGGCGCCAGCAGCGCCGCATGGGCGAGGCCGAGCAGAAGGCCTTTCTCGAACGCTTCACCGAAGTGAGCCGCGGCATCGCCTTCGCCGTGCTGGGCGGCGCCTTTGCCGAGGGCGTGGATCTGCCGGGCGACCGGCTGATCGGTGCCTTCGTCGCCACGCTGGGCCTGCCCCAGGTCAATCCGGTGATGGAGCAGTTCCGCGAACGCCTGGATGCGCGCTTCGGCGCCGGCCGCGGTTATGACTACGCCTACCTGGTGCCGGGGCTGCAGAAAGTCGTGCAGGCCGCCGGCCGCGTGATTCGCACGACCGAGGACCAGGGCGTGGTCGTGCTGCTGGATGACCGCTTTGCAAGGCGCGAGGTGCGCGCCCTGCTGCCGCGCTGGTGGGCCTTGGGCTAG
- a CDS encoding VOC family protein encodes MSPPPLPALVLFVADVSGMARFYGQLAGMTKVHADEEHVVLEGHGLQLVLHKLRGEPAVEQPPEPREDCYLKLCLPVASLAAARAAAPALGGRLGPVEREWEARGFRACDGVDPEGNVYQLRERAP; translated from the coding sequence ATGAGCCCCCCGCCCCTCCCCGCCCTCGTGCTCTTCGTCGCCGACGTGTCCGGCATGGCCCGCTTCTATGGCCAGCTGGCGGGCATGACGAAGGTGCATGCGGACGAGGAGCATGTGGTGCTCGAAGGCCATGGGCTGCAGCTGGTCCTCCACAAGCTGCGCGGCGAACCGGCGGTGGAGCAACCGCCGGAGCCGCGCGAGGACTGCTACCTGAAGCTGTGCCTGCCGGTCGCCAGCCTGGCCGCGGCACGCGCGGCGGCACCGGCGCTGGGCGGGCGGCTGGGCCCGGTCGAGCGCGAATGGGAAGCCCGCGGCTTCCGTGCCTGCGATGGTGTGGACCCCGAAGGCAATGTCTACCAGCTGCGCGAGCGCGCGCCCTGA
- a CDS encoding DUF1272 domain-containing protein: protein MLQLRPGCECCDRDLPGDSPDARICTYECTFCVRCAEDKLRNICPNCGGELVVRPRRPAHKLAVNPASTTRVLKPQGCPP from the coding sequence ATGCTGCAACTTCGACCCGGCTGTGAATGCTGCGACCGCGACCTGCCGGGCGACAGCCCGGATGCGCGCATCTGCACCTACGAATGCACCTTCTGCGTCCGCTGCGCCGAAGACAAGCTCAGGAACATCTGCCCGAATTGCGGCGGCGAGCTGGTGGTGCGGCCACGCCGTCCGGCCCACAAGCTGGCGGTCAACCCGGCCTCGACGACCCGCGTTCTGAAGCCCCAGGGCTGCCCGCCCTGA